The following proteins come from a genomic window of Megalobrama amblycephala isolate DHTTF-2021 linkage group LG1, ASM1881202v1, whole genome shotgun sequence:
- the LOC125264798 gene encoding E3 SUMO-protein ligase ZBED1-like, with protein MATTLDPRFKMNYISEEKKATVKARLTDEMTGITLAMPNASPAPPMKKGRKTLGSFFKAAQGNDDKSSSLEQAVSTELEAYLLTCNIDSEDDPLIWWRQNSNVYPQLSVLVKKYLCIPATSSPSEQLFSTGGNIVTCHRASLKPEHVDRLVFLARNL; from the exons ATGGCCACAACCCTCGATCCTAGGTTCAAGATGAACTACATCAGTGAGGAGAAGAAAGCCACAGTTAAAGCAAGACTGACAGACGAGATGACTGGCATAACTCTAGCTATG CCAAATGCCTCCCCAGCACCCCCCATGAAGAAGGGCCGAAAGACTCTGGGAAGTTTCTTCAAAGCAGCACAAGGCAATGACGACAAGTCCTCTTCTCTAGAGCAAGCAGTGTCCACAGAGCTGGAGGCATATCTTCTGACATGCAACATCGACAGTGAAGATGACCCCTTAATCTGGTGGCGGCAAAATAGCAATGTATATCCACAGTTGTCTGTGTTGGTGAAGAAATACCTATGCATTCCAGCTACCAGCTCACCTTCTGAGCAGCTGTTCAGTACAGGGGGCAACATTGTGACATGCCACCGTGCATCACTAAAGCCAGAGCATGTTGATAGACTTGTTTTTCTGGCCAGGAATCTTTAA